A window from Micromonospora terminaliae encodes these proteins:
- a CDS encoding LLM class F420-dependent oxidoreductase has translation MRLGLSLGYQTAWSTPADHLALAQEADRLGYSVVWAAEAYGSDSPSMLAWMAGQTERIDVGAAVMQIPARTPAMTAMTAATIDALSGGRFRLGLGVSGPQVSEGWHGVRFAKPLARTREYVDIVKLAVARKEVAYDGEHYTLPLPDGPGKALRLGFHPPREHIPIYLAAVGPKNLELAGEIADGWLAVFYAPEFAEEQLASVRAGRAKAGKELAGFDVVPSVPVVVGDDIATCAELVRWYAALYVGGMGSRQQNFYNQLATRMGYGDAAREVQDLYLAKRQRDAAAAVPMEFIDRTSLLGPKERIAERMREYAAAGVTTLSVTLFVADRDSGVQTLRTVAEALELSGVGE, from the coding sequence GTGCGACTCGGGCTCAGCCTCGGATACCAGACGGCGTGGAGCACGCCGGCCGACCACCTGGCGCTGGCCCAGGAGGCGGATCGGCTCGGCTACTCGGTGGTGTGGGCGGCGGAGGCCTACGGCTCCGACTCGCCGAGCATGCTGGCCTGGATGGCCGGCCAGACCGAGCGGATCGACGTGGGCGCCGCGGTGATGCAGATCCCCGCCCGCACCCCGGCCATGACCGCGATGACGGCGGCGACCATCGACGCTCTCTCCGGCGGCCGGTTCCGGCTCGGCCTGGGCGTCTCCGGCCCGCAGGTCTCCGAGGGCTGGCACGGCGTCCGCTTCGCCAAGCCCCTGGCCCGCACCCGGGAGTACGTCGACATCGTGAAGCTGGCCGTGGCCCGCAAGGAGGTCGCGTACGACGGCGAGCACTACACGCTGCCGCTGCCGGACGGCCCCGGCAAGGCCCTGCGGCTGGGCTTCCACCCGCCGCGCGAGCACATCCCGATCTACCTGGCCGCCGTCGGCCCGAAGAACCTCGAGCTGGCCGGCGAGATCGCCGACGGCTGGCTCGCCGTCTTCTACGCCCCCGAGTTCGCCGAAGAGCAGCTCGCCTCGGTGCGGGCCGGCCGGGCGAAGGCCGGCAAGGAGCTGGCCGGCTTCGACGTCGTCCCGTCGGTGCCCGTGGTGGTCGGCGACGACATCGCCACCTGCGCCGAGCTGGTCCGCTGGTACGCCGCCCTCTACGTCGGCGGCATGGGCAGCCGGCAGCAGAACTTCTACAACCAGCTCGCCACCCGGATGGGCTACGGCGACGCCGCCCGCGAGGTGCAGGACCTCTACCTGGCCAAACGGCAGCGCGACGCGGCCGCCGCGGTGCCCATGGAGTTCATCGACCGCACCTCGCTGCTCGGCCCGAAGGAGCGCATCGCCGAGCGGATGCGGGAGTACGCCGCTGCCGGTGTCACCACCCTGTCGGTGACGCTCTTCGTGGCCGACCGGGACAGCGGCGTGCAGACCCTGCGGACCGTCGCCGAGGCGCTGGAGCTCTCCGGAGTCGGCGAGTGA